The Sagittula sp. P11 genome window below encodes:
- a CDS encoding DUF1643 domain-containing protein — protein sequence MIERTAKIDGIRSWAYYSPCLAWRYGLRRVWGAGPELLYIMLNPSTATELANDPTIERCQRRAVQLGFGGMRIANLFAWRATRPQELRTVADPVGPENAALLENWCAGAEMTLAAWGVHGALMGEGPRVARRLTGDVRHLGLTREGHPRHPLYVPYARQPVPWPVEARYPVAV from the coding sequence ATGATCGAGCGGACGGCGAAAATAGACGGCATTCGGAGCTGGGCGTATTACTCGCCCTGTCTGGCGTGGCGCTACGGGCTGCGGCGTGTCTGGGGCGCGGGTCCGGAGCTGCTGTACATCATGCTGAACCCGTCGACCGCGACGGAGCTGGCCAACGACCCGACCATCGAGCGCTGCCAGCGGCGGGCCGTGCAGCTCGGGTTCGGCGGGATGCGCATCGCCAACCTTTTTGCATGGCGTGCAACCCGTCCGCAGGAACTGCGCACCGTCGCCGATCCCGTCGGGCCAGAGAACGCGGCGCTGCTGGAGAACTGGTGTGCCGGGGCGGAGATGACGCTGGCCGCATGGGGTGTTCATGGTGCGCTGATGGGAGAAGGGCCGCGAGTCGCGCGCAGGCTGACCGGCGATGTCCGGCACCTCGGCCTGACCCGCGAAGGCCACCCGCGCCACCCGCTTTACGTTCCTTATGCCCGCCAACCCGTGCCGTGGCCGGTCGAGGCACGTTACCCCGTGGCAGTT
- a CDS encoding threonine/serine dehydratase, translating into MNIQMIEAAAKRLDGIVRRTPLLSSPALDALAGRAVYVKPECLQKTGSFKFRGGYAALSSLSPDLRARGVIAFSSGNHAQGVAYAARLLDTTAVILMPADAPSAKIEGTRSYGAEVILYDRAGGASREEIGAEIASSRGLTLIRPYDEPEVIAGQGTCGLEIAEQAADLGITDADVLTCCGGGGLTAGIALALEARAPGFRVHPAEPEGYDDTARSLRSGTRERNAVEAGGLCDAILTPQPGEITFPIVSRLCGSGVVVSDEEALRAMAMAFRHLRVVAEPGGAVALAAALFHGHELETDSVICTVSGGNVDTDVFARALSYA; encoded by the coding sequence ATGAACATCCAGATGATAGAGGCCGCCGCAAAGCGCCTTGACGGCATTGTCCGCCGCACGCCGCTCCTGTCTTCCCCGGCGCTCGACGCGCTGGCCGGCCGGGCGGTCTACGTGAAACCCGAGTGCCTGCAGAAGACCGGCAGCTTCAAGTTCCGCGGCGGTTACGCGGCGCTCAGCTCGCTCTCGCCCGACCTGCGCGCCCGGGGCGTCATTGCCTTTTCCTCCGGCAACCACGCACAGGGCGTGGCCTATGCCGCGCGGCTGCTCGACACCACCGCAGTCATCCTCATGCCCGCCGACGCGCCCTCCGCCAAGATCGAGGGCACGCGCTCCTACGGGGCGGAGGTCATCCTTTACGACCGGGCCGGCGGGGCCTCCCGCGAGGAGATCGGCGCAGAGATCGCCTCATCGCGCGGCCTCACCCTGATCCGCCCCTACGACGAACCGGAGGTCATCGCCGGGCAAGGCACCTGCGGGCTGGAGATCGCCGAACAGGCGGCAGACCTCGGCATTACGGATGCGGATGTGCTGACCTGCTGCGGCGGTGGCGGGCTGACGGCGGGGATCGCGCTGGCACTCGAAGCCCGCGCGCCCGGGTTCCGCGTCCACCCAGCGGAGCCAGAGGGCTACGACGACACCGCCCGTTCCCTCCGCTCGGGCACGCGCGAGCGCAACGCGGTCGAGGCGGGCGGGCTGTGCGATGCCATCCTGACGCCGCAACCGGGAGAGATCACCTTCCCCATCGTGAGCCGACTGTGCGGGTCCGGTGTCGTGGTTTCGGACGAAGAGGCGCTGCGCGCCATGGCCATGGCTTTCCGCCACCTGCGTGTCGTGGCGGAGCCCGGTGGCGCCGTGGCGCTGGCCGCCGCGCTCTTCCACGGCCATGAACTGGAAACGGACAGCGTGATCTGCACCGTGTCCGGCGGCAACGTGGATACGGACGTGTTTGCCCGGGCGCTCAGCTACGCCTGA
- a CDS encoding Trm112 family protein, which translates to MTADVNDGGQDAAEAVAFDRRMLEALVCPVSQSVLSYDADRQELVSEPAGLAYPIRDGIPVMLVDEARRLDP; encoded by the coding sequence ATGACTGCTGATGTGAATGACGGCGGGCAAGACGCGGCCGAGGCGGTGGCCTTCGACCGCAGGATGCTGGAGGCGCTGGTCTGCCCGGTGTCCCAGTCGGTGCTGAGCTACGATGCCGACCGGCAGGAACTGGTGAGCGAGCCCGCCGGTCTGGCCTATCCGATCCGCGACGGGATCCCCGTGATGCTGGTGGACGAGGCGCGCCGCCTCGATCCGTGA
- a CDS encoding LON peptidase substrate-binding domain-containing protein → MTRIGDLPDIIAVFPLPGALLLPRARLPLHIFEPRYLHMLDDSLKTDTRLIGMVQPMAAPGREEGLHRIGCAGRVTQFSETEDGRYMITLSGISRFRVQEELEGFHPYRRCRVSWDGFDRDKAGPEADRSFDRASFLDLLDRYFTARDLSVDWQTLQEAEDELLVNSLSMLLDFGPEDKQALLEAPSLSTRRETLVTLIEYALRGGEEDVLQ, encoded by the coding sequence ATGACACGCATAGGCGATCTCCCGGACATCATTGCAGTCTTTCCCCTTCCCGGGGCACTTCTGCTGCCCCGTGCGCGGCTGCCGCTGCACATCTTCGAGCCGCGCTATCTGCACATGCTCGACGACAGCCTGAAGACGGACACGCGCCTGATCGGCATGGTGCAGCCGATGGCTGCGCCGGGGCGTGAGGAGGGGCTGCACAGGATCGGTTGCGCGGGCCGCGTGACCCAGTTCTCGGAGACGGAGGACGGGCGATACATGATCACCCTGTCCGGGATCTCCCGGTTCCGGGTGCAGGAGGAGCTGGAAGGCTTTCACCCCTACCGGCGCTGCCGTGTCAGCTGGGATGGCTTCGACCGCGACAAGGCGGGACCGGAGGCGGACCGCAGCTTTGACCGGGCGTCGTTCCTTGACCTGTTGGACCGGTATTTCACGGCTCGGGATCTGTCGGTGGACTGGCAGACCCTGCAGGAGGCCGAGGACGAGCTTCTGGTCAACTCGCTGTCGATGCTTCTGGACTTCGGCCCGGAGGACAAGCAGGCGCTTCTTGAGGCGCCGTCGCTGTCGACCCGGCGCGAGACGCTGGTGACGCTGATCGAATATGCCCTCAGGGGCGGTGAAGAGGATGTCCTGCAATGA
- the trxA gene encoding thioredoxin, with product MELNLQPQGQTAGDLVKDITEAEFMAEVVDASMTTPIIVDFWAPWCGPCKQLGPALEKVVTAAKGAVKMVKVNVDQAQMIAGQLRIQSIPTVYAFWQGQPVDGFQGALPESELKAFVERVVQAAGGDASGGLDDALAAAEEMLEQGAPADAVEVFAAVLEEDPMNAKAYGGMVRAHLAAGDLDTAEAVLNGAPVEISKAPELEAAHAQIELAKQAAQAGPVAELTAQVEAEPDNLQARFDLAKAKYAHGDSEGAVAELLEVFRRDREWNDGAAKAQLFTIFEALKPNDPVVLNGRRKLSSMIFA from the coding sequence ATGGAGCTGAATCTGCAGCCGCAGGGCCAGACGGCAGGCGATCTGGTCAAGGACATCACCGAGGCGGAGTTCATGGCAGAGGTGGTCGATGCCTCAATGACGACGCCGATCATCGTCGATTTCTGGGCGCCGTGGTGCGGCCCGTGCAAACAGCTCGGGCCCGCGCTCGAGAAGGTCGTGACCGCTGCCAAGGGCGCGGTGAAGATGGTCAAGGTCAACGTCGACCAGGCGCAGATGATCGCCGGTCAGCTGCGCATCCAGTCGATCCCCACGGTTTATGCCTTCTGGCAGGGACAGCCGGTCGACGGCTTCCAGGGCGCATTGCCGGAGTCCGAACTGAAGGCTTTCGTCGAACGTGTGGTGCAGGCGGCGGGCGGCGATGCCTCCGGCGGGCTGGACGACGCGCTGGCCGCCGCCGAGGAGATGCTGGAGCAGGGCGCCCCGGCGGACGCGGTGGAAGTCTTTGCCGCCGTTCTGGAAGAGGACCCGATGAACGCCAAGGCCTATGGCGGCATGGTGCGCGCGCATCTGGCGGCGGGCGATCTCGACACGGCAGAGGCGGTCCTGAACGGCGCACCGGTAGAGATCTCCAAGGCTCCCGAGCTTGAGGCCGCCCATGCGCAGATCGAGCTGGCGAAGCAGGCCGCGCAGGCCGGGCCGGTGGCCGAGCTGACCGCGCAGGTGGAGGCTGAGCCCGATAACCTGCAGGCGCGCTTCGACCTCGCCAAGGCGAAATACGCGCATGGCGATTCCGAAGGCGCCGTGGCCGAACTGCTGGAAGTTTTCCGGCGCGACCGAGAGTGGAACGACGGCGCGGCCAAGGCGCAGCTCTTCACCATCTTCGAGGCGCTGAAGCCCAACGATCCCGTGGTGCTAAACGGCCGCCGCAAATTGAGCTCGATGATATTTGCCTGA
- a CDS encoding exodeoxyribonuclease III, with protein sequence MSFTLATWNINSVRLRKALVSKLMQEEAPDVLCLQECKAPVEKIPHDVFAELGYRYMVGRGQKGYNGVAILSRLPLEDVGDKDFATLGHARHVAARLENGVTIHNFYVPAGGDEPDREKNIKFGQKLDYLTEMRDWFHAERPEKAILVGDLNIAPREDDVWDHKKLLKIVSHTPVEVEHLGAAQDAGGWVDITRKDIPDGRLYSWWSYRAKDWDAADKGRRLDHIWATPDIANAGHSSRILRAARGWEQPSDHAPVFATFEL encoded by the coding sequence ATGAGCTTTACCCTTGCAACGTGGAACATCAATTCCGTGCGCCTCCGGAAGGCGCTGGTGTCGAAACTGATGCAGGAGGAGGCGCCGGACGTCCTCTGCCTGCAGGAATGCAAGGCGCCGGTGGAGAAGATCCCGCACGATGTCTTTGCCGAACTGGGCTATCGGTACATGGTCGGGCGCGGGCAGAAGGGCTACAACGGCGTCGCCATCCTGTCGCGGCTGCCGCTGGAGGATGTGGGCGACAAGGACTTCGCCACCCTCGGCCATGCACGACACGTGGCGGCGCGGCTGGAGAACGGCGTGACGATCCACAACTTCTATGTCCCCGCGGGCGGAGACGAACCGGACCGCGAAAAGAACATCAAGTTCGGGCAGAAGCTGGATTACCTGACCGAGATGCGCGACTGGTTCCATGCCGAACGGCCCGAGAAGGCGATCCTCGTGGGCGACCTGAACATCGCCCCGCGCGAGGACGACGTCTGGGACCACAAGAAGCTGCTGAAGATCGTCTCGCACACGCCGGTCGAGGTGGAGCACCTCGGCGCCGCTCAGGATGCCGGCGGCTGGGTGGACATTACCCGCAAGGACATCCCGGACGGGCGGCTCTATTCCTGGTGGTCCTATCGGGCGAAGGACTGGGACGCGGCGGACAAGGGTCGTCGGCTGGACCACATCTGGGCGACGCCCGACATCGCAAACGCCGGTCATTCGAGCCGGATCCTGCGCGCGGCCCGCGGCTGGGAACAGCCGTCCGACCACGCCCCGGTCTTCGCGACCTTCGAACTGTGA
- a CDS encoding succinylglutamate desuccinylase/aspartoacylase family protein, giving the protein MRDPFQLGSEIVRPGERRTVDLPVSVLSDHTPVTLSAHVIHGRKPGPVIFVSAAVHGDEVIGVEIVRRLLRAGPVARLSGTLIAVPIVNSFGFLNQSRYLPDRRDLNRVFPGHSEGSLAARLAELFMTQIVRRCDVGIDLHSAAVGRENFPQIRLTPGSARLRQLGDAFAAPVTMISKVRDGSLRLEAGAAGVDVLLYEAGEGLRFDEFAARAGVAGILRVMETLGMISGRGVPKARGLSVFCERSSWVRAPSGGLLRTLKGSGEYVEKGAVLGIVTDPFGEREAEVRADTPGIVIGRTNLPVVNEGDALFHIAQPALRKHAEAAADGGFDSHLEAPALFDEDEII; this is encoded by the coding sequence ATGCGTGATCCGTTCCAGCTTGGCAGCGAAATCGTGCGTCCGGGAGAGCGCCGGACCGTGGACCTTCCGGTCTCTGTCCTGTCGGATCATACGCCGGTCACGCTGTCGGCCCATGTCATCCATGGCCGCAAGCCCGGGCCGGTGATCTTTGTCTCGGCGGCGGTGCATGGCGACGAGGTGATCGGGGTAGAGATCGTGCGCCGCCTGTTGCGTGCGGGGCCGGTGGCGCGCCTGTCGGGCACGCTGATCGCCGTGCCGATCGTCAACTCCTTCGGTTTCCTCAACCAGTCGCGTTACCTGCCGGACCGGCGCGACCTGAACCGGGTCTTTCCGGGCCACAGCGAAGGGTCGCTCGCGGCGCGGTTGGCGGAACTGTTCATGACCCAGATCGTGCGGCGCTGCGACGTGGGCATCGACCTGCATTCCGCTGCCGTGGGGCGCGAGAACTTTCCCCAGATCCGCCTGACGCCGGGCAGCGCGCGGCTGCGGCAACTGGGCGATGCCTTTGCCGCGCCGGTGACGATGATCTCCAAGGTGCGCGACGGCTCGCTGCGGCTGGAGGCGGGCGCGGCGGGCGTCGACGTGCTGCTCTACGAGGCGGGCGAGGGGCTGCGGTTCGACGAATTCGCCGCCCGGGCGGGTGTCGCGGGCATCCTGCGGGTGATGGAGACGCTCGGGATGATCTCGGGCCGTGGCGTGCCGAAGGCGCGGGGCCTGTCGGTTTTCTGCGAGCGGTCTTCCTGGGTCAGGGCGCCGTCGGGCGGTCTGTTGCGGACCCTGAAGGGCAGCGGCGAATACGTCGAAAAGGGCGCTGTGCTGGGGATCGTCACCGACCCCTTCGGCGAACGCGAGGCCGAGGTCCGGGCCGATACCCCGGGCATCGTCATCGGGCGCACCAACCTGCCCGTGGTCAACGAGGGCGACGCCCTGTTCCACATCGCCCAGCCCGCGCTTCGCAAACACGCAGAGGCCGCGGCGGATGGCGGTTTCGACTCCCACCTCGAGGCGCCGGCGCTGTTCGACGAGGACGAAATCATCTGA
- a CDS encoding peroxiredoxin: MALRINDEIPNLHVVTDMGEYDLHDWIGDSWAILFSHPKDFTPVCTTEFGAVAQLADEWAKRGTKVMGISVDGVEEHKKWKGDIEKTAGATAGFPIIADDGLEVAKALDMLPADAYLPDGRTPADSATVRSVFIIAPNKKVQLMMTYPMSVGRNFAEVLRALDGLQRTYNQPLATPANWETGQDVIVALSLDNEAAAAKYGELDIKLPYLRYAKNPS, translated from the coding sequence ATGGCACTTCGCATCAACGACGAGATTCCGAACCTCCACGTCGTCACCGATATGGGTGAATACGACCTGCATGACTGGATCGGCGACAGCTGGGCGATCCTGTTCTCGCACCCCAAGGATTTCACCCCGGTCTGCACCACCGAGTTCGGTGCCGTTGCGCAACTGGCGGACGAATGGGCCAAGCGCGGCACCAAGGTGATGGGCATTTCCGTCGACGGCGTCGAGGAGCACAAGAAGTGGAAAGGCGACATCGAGAAGACCGCGGGCGCGACCGCCGGTTTCCCGATCATCGCCGATGACGGCCTGGAAGTGGCCAAGGCGCTCGACATGCTGCCCGCCGACGCCTACCTTCCGGACGGCCGTACCCCGGCGGACAGCGCCACCGTGCGCTCGGTCTTCATCATAGCGCCGAACAAGAAGGTGCAGCTGATGATGACCTACCCGATGTCGGTCGGCCGCAACTTCGCCGAGGTGCTGCGCGCCCTCGACGGTCTGCAGCGCACCTACAACCAGCCGCTGGCAACCCCCGCCAACTGGGAAACCGGCCAGGACGTGATCGTGGCCCTGTCGCTGGACAACGAGGCGGCGGCGGCGAAGTACGGCGAACTGGACATCAAGCTGCCGTACTTGCGCTACGCCAAGAACCCGTCCTGA
- a CDS encoding aldehyde dehydrogenase family protein: MIERRQFYINGAWVDPLDGRDHEVIDPSTEEPCAVISLGGQADTDAAVAAAKAALPGWMATPPEERIAALERVYAAYKERAEDLAQAMSMEMGAPLDLARSSQVGAGINHLKNFINAAKAFEWEKPLSPDHPDTRILHEAVGVCALITPWNWPMNQVTLKVGAALVAGNTMVLKPSEESPIDAMVFAEIMDAADLPKGVFNLVNGDGAGVGSQLSSHADVDMVSFTGSTRAGILISKAAADSLKRVHLELGGKGANLVFADADEKAVKRGVLHMMNNSGQSCNAPSRMLVESSRYDAAVEEAAATAANVTVGPASQEGRHIGPVVNKTQWEKIQDLIQKGIDEGARLVTGGTGRPDGLNKGFYVRPTVFADVTNDMTIAREEIFGPVLSIMKFDTEEEAVRIANDTPYGLTNYVQSEDAERRHRLSRQLRSGMVEMNGKSRGPGAPFGGMKASGNGREGGSWGIHDFVEVKAVSGWAAE, encoded by the coding sequence ATGATCGAACGTCGTCAATTCTATATCAACGGTGCCTGGGTCGACCCGCTGGACGGTCGCGACCACGAGGTGATCGACCCCTCGACCGAAGAGCCCTGCGCGGTGATCTCGCTGGGCGGTCAGGCCGACACCGATGCCGCCGTCGCCGCCGCGAAGGCCGCGTTGCCGGGCTGGATGGCCACACCGCCCGAAGAGCGCATCGCTGCGCTTGAGCGGGTCTATGCCGCCTACAAGGAACGCGCCGAGGACCTGGCGCAGGCCATGTCGATGGAGATGGGCGCCCCGCTCGACCTCGCCCGGTCGTCGCAGGTCGGCGCCGGCATCAACCACCTGAAGAACTTCATCAACGCCGCCAAGGCGTTCGAATGGGAAAAGCCGCTGAGCCCGGATCATCCCGACACCCGCATCCTGCACGAGGCGGTGGGCGTCTGCGCGCTGATCACGCCGTGGAACTGGCCGATGAACCAAGTCACGCTCAAGGTCGGCGCGGCGCTGGTGGCGGGCAACACCATGGTCCTGAAGCCGTCGGAGGAAAGCCCGATCGACGCCATGGTCTTCGCCGAGATCATGGACGCCGCGGACCTGCCCAAGGGCGTCTTCAACCTGGTGAACGGCGATGGCGCGGGCGTGGGCTCGCAACTCTCGTCGCATGCCGATGTCGACATGGTCAGCTTCACCGGCTCGACCCGCGCGGGCATCCTGATCTCCAAGGCTGCAGCCGATTCGCTGAAGCGCGTGCACCTCGAACTGGGGGGCAAGGGCGCCAACCTCGTCTTCGCCGACGCAGATGAAAAGGCCGTCAAGCGCGGCGTGCTGCACATGATGAACAACTCCGGCCAATCCTGCAACGCGCCCTCGCGGATGCTGGTGGAATCCTCGCGCTACGACGCCGCTGTCGAGGAAGCCGCCGCCACCGCCGCCAATGTGACGGTCGGCCCCGCCTCCCAGGAAGGCCGCCACATCGGTCCCGTGGTCAACAAGACCCAGTGGGAGAAGATCCAGGACCTGATCCAGAAGGGCATCGACGAAGGTGCGCGGCTCGTGACCGGCGGCACCGGGCGTCCGGACGGCCTGAACAAGGGCTTCTACGTGCGCCCGACTGTCTTTGCCGACGTGACCAACGACATGACCATCGCGCGCGAGGAAATCTTCGGCCCAGTGCTCTCGATCATGAAATTCGACACCGAGGAAGAGGCCGTCCGCATCGCCAACGACACCCCCTACGGCCTGACCAACTACGTACAGTCCGAGGACGCGGAGCGCCGCCACCGCCTGTCGCGGCAACTGCGCTCCGGCATGGTGGAAATGAACGGCAAGTCGCGCGGCCCGGGCGCGCCCTTCGGCGGCATGAAGGCATCGGGCAACGGCCGCGAGGGCGGCAGCTGGGGCATCCACGACTTCGTCGAGGTCAAGGCCGTTTCCGGCTGGGCTGCCGAGTAA
- a CDS encoding RluA family pseudouridine synthase, whose product MSDYSPPSGDIVVLHEDSDLLVVDKPAGLLSVPGKGEDLADCLLSRLEAAFPTVRLVHRLDRDTSGVMVFGLTAHAQRHLGAQFEARKTKKTYVARVAGRLEPKSGEVDLPLIVDWPNRPRQMVCHETGKPALTGWKVMKASDTESRVRLFPHTGRSHQLRVHMLALGHPILGDELYAPETAAQYPRMMLHAEELRLSHPESGKGMTFRQPAPF is encoded by the coding sequence ATGAGCGATTATTCTCCGCCTTCCGGCGACATCGTGGTGCTGCATGAAGACAGCGATCTGCTGGTGGTGGACAAGCCCGCGGGCCTGCTGTCGGTGCCCGGAAAGGGCGAGGACCTGGCAGATTGCCTTCTGAGCCGGCTCGAGGCGGCCTTTCCCACGGTGCGTCTGGTCCACCGGCTGGATCGCGACACCTCCGGCGTGATGGTCTTTGGCCTGACCGCCCATGCGCAGCGGCACCTTGGCGCGCAGTTCGAGGCCCGGAAGACGAAGAAGACCTACGTGGCGCGTGTCGCCGGGCGGCTTGAACCGAAGAGCGGTGAGGTCGACCTGCCGCTGATCGTCGACTGGCCGAACCGCCCGCGCCAGATGGTCTGCCACGAGACGGGAAAGCCCGCGTTGACCGGCTGGAAGGTGATGAAGGCGTCGGACACGGAAAGCCGGGTGCGCCTGTTCCCGCATACCGGGCGCAGTCACCAGCTTCGGGTGCACATGCTGGCGCTCGGGCACCCGATCCTTGGCGACGAGCTTTATGCGCCGGAGACGGCGGCACAGTATCCGCGCATGATGCTGCATGCGGAGGAGCTGCGGCTGAGCCATCCCGAGAGCGGCAAGGGCATGACCTTCCGCCAGCCCGCGCCGTTCTAG
- a CDS encoding FAD-dependent oxidoreductase: MTLPTQARVVIIGGGVIGCSVAYHLAKLGWTDIVILERKQLTSGTTWHAAGLIAQLRATANMTRLAKYSQELYGTLEEETGTATGFRRTGSITVALTGERHEELRRQAAMARAFGVEIGEIDVAEIAAKYPHLNTDGVVGGVYLPKDGQGDPANIALAMAKGARMRGAVIAERTKALCVTRQGGRVSAVDWQAEDGTSGTIACEHVVNCAGMWGREVGRMLGTDVPLQACEHFYIVSEPIAGLGALPVLRVPDECAYYKEDAGKLMLGAFEPKAKPWAVKGLPADFEFDQLPEDFDHFEPILEQAVHRMPVLGQAGIHTFFNGPESFTPDNAYYMGLCPGTENVWVAAGFNSIGIQSAGGAGMALAQWMVDGAKPFDLGDVDIARAQGFQANPAYLAARVSETLGLLYADHFPYRQKATARGIRRSPLHDRLEARGAVFGELSGWERANWYAESGQAREYAYSWGRQNWFENQRAEHMALREGVGLYDMSSFGKLRVEGRDAAAFLNHVCGADVDVPAGRIVYTQFLNARGGIEADVTVTRLSETAFLVVTPAATRRADETWLRRHLGDRNAVITDVTAGEAVMAVMGPRARTVLEGCSDGDFSNATNPFGTAQQVHIGMGEARVHRVSYVGELGWEVYASADMAVHVFDALMAAGEPEGLRLCGLHAMDSCRAEKAFRHFGHDITCEDHVLEAGLGFAVKTDKPDFIGRDAVLAKREAGLDRRLLQFLLTDPEPLLYHNEPILRDGEIVGHLSSGAYGHALGGAVGLGYVPCAGESADALLSSAYEIDVAGVRVPAKASLKPMYDPKGARTRA, encoded by the coding sequence ATGACTCTCCCCACCCAAGCCCGCGTCGTCATCATCGGCGGCGGGGTCATCGGCTGTTCCGTCGCCTACCACCTCGCGAAACTCGGCTGGACCGACATCGTCATTCTGGAGCGCAAGCAGCTCACCTCCGGCACGACATGGCACGCGGCAGGCCTGATCGCGCAGCTCCGCGCCACGGCCAACATGACGCGACTCGCGAAGTACAGCCAGGAACTATACGGCACGCTTGAGGAGGAGACCGGCACCGCCACCGGCTTCCGCCGCACAGGCTCGATCACCGTGGCGCTGACCGGCGAACGGCACGAGGAACTCCGGCGGCAGGCCGCGATGGCCCGGGCCTTCGGGGTCGAGATCGGCGAGATCGACGTGGCAGAGATCGCGGCGAAGTACCCGCATCTCAACACCGACGGCGTGGTGGGCGGCGTCTACCTGCCGAAGGACGGGCAGGGCGACCCGGCCAACATCGCGCTCGCCATGGCAAAGGGGGCCCGGATGCGCGGAGCGGTAATCGCCGAGCGCACGAAGGCGCTGTGCGTCACCCGGCAGGGCGGGCGTGTGAGCGCCGTCGACTGGCAGGCGGAGGACGGCACCTCCGGGACCATCGCCTGCGAGCATGTCGTCAACTGCGCCGGCATGTGGGGGCGCGAGGTCGGGCGGATGCTGGGCACCGACGTGCCGCTCCAGGCCTGCGAGCATTTCTACATCGTCTCCGAACCCATCGCGGGGCTTGGCGCGTTGCCGGTCCTGCGGGTGCCGGACGAATGCGCCTACTACAAGGAGGACGCGGGCAAGCTCATGCTCGGCGCCTTCGAACCGAAGGCCAAGCCCTGGGCCGTCAAGGGCCTGCCTGCCGATTTCGAGTTCGACCAGCTGCCCGAGGATTTCGATCACTTCGAGCCGATTCTCGAACAGGCGGTCCACCGGATGCCGGTGCTGGGGCAGGCGGGCATCCATACCTTCTTCAACGGGCCGGAAAGCTTCACGCCGGACAACGCCTACTACATGGGCCTCTGCCCGGGGACGGAGAATGTCTGGGTCGCGGCGGGCTTCAACTCCATCGGCATCCAGTCGGCGGGGGGCGCGGGGATGGCGCTCGCGCAATGGATGGTGGATGGCGCGAAGCCCTTCGATCTGGGCGACGTGGACATCGCCCGCGCGCAGGGTTTCCAGGCCAATCCAGCCTACCTCGCCGCGCGGGTGTCGGAGACGCTGGGCCTGCTCTACGCCGATCACTTTCCCTACCGCCAGAAGGCCACCGCGCGCGGCATCCGCCGTTCGCCGCTGCACGACCGGCTGGAAGCCCGCGGCGCGGTCTTCGGAGAACTGTCCGGCTGGGAGCGCGCCAACTGGTACGCAGAGTCCGGACAGGCGCGGGAGTATGCCTATTCCTGGGGTCGGCAGAACTGGTTCGAGAACCAGCGCGCCGAACATATGGCGCTGCGCGAGGGCGTCGGCCTCTACGACATGTCCTCCTTCGGCAAGCTGCGGGTGGAGGGGCGCGACGCGGCGGCTTTCCTGAACCACGTCTGTGGCGCGGATGTCGACGTGCCCGCAGGCAGGATCGTCTACACGCAGTTCCTGAATGCCCGCGGCGGGATCGAGGCGGATGTGACCGTGACCCGCCTGTCGGAAACCGCCTTCCTCGTGGTCACGCCCGCGGCCACGCGGCGCGCGGACGAAACCTGGCTGCGTCGCCACCTCGGCGACCGCAACGCCGTGATCACCGACGTCACGGCCGGAGAGGCAGTCATGGCGGTCATGGGACCGCGCGCCCGTACCGTGCTCGAAGGCTGTTCGGACGGCGACTTCTCCAACGCGACGAACCCTTTCGGCACGGCGCAGCAGGTGCACATCGGCATGGGGGAGGCGCGCGTGCACCGGGTGTCCTACGTGGGCGAACTGGGTTGGGAGGTCTATGCCTCCGCCGACATGGCCGTGCATGTCTTCGACGCGCTGATGGCGGCAGGGGAGCCGGAGGGTCTGCGCCTCTGCGGTCTGCACGCGATGGATTCCTGCCGGGCAGAGAAGGCGTTCCGCCACTTTGGCCACGACATCACCTGCGAGGACCATGTGCTGGAGGCGGGGCTGGGCTTTGCCGTGAAGACCGATAAGCCGGACTTCATCGGACGTGACGCGGTCTTGGCCAAACGCGAGGCCGGGCTGGACCGGCGCCTTTTGCAGTTCCTGCTGACCGATCCCGAGCCGCTCCTGTATCACAACGAACCGATCCTGAGGGACGGCGAAATCGTCGGACACCTGTCCTCCGGTGCCTATGGCCATGCGTTGGGCGGTGCGGTCGGGCTCGGCTACGTGCCCTGCGCGGGCGAAAGCGCCGATGCGCTGCTGTCCTCCGCCTACGAGATTGACGTTGCTGGGGTGCGCGTGCCGGCAAAGGCCTCGTTGAAACCGATGTACGATCCGAAGGGCGCACGCACCCGGGCCTGA